The DNA region GTCTCCACAGCCAATGACAGGCTAGTTAGCCTTCACTCGTGTTACAGGGTATTTATTTGTACCCTGACACTTACTGCCTCATATTCCAGTGGTGCAGAAGGTGGACACTGTGACCGAGGGAATGGAAAACTATGGAGGGAAGATTACCGCCGTGGAGAAGGACCTACAGAAGCTTGGTAAGTGGCCATTGGCCCAAGACCTCTGTGACATCACTACGCTCACAGTTATAAAGGAATGCATAAATCATCCAGTCTAAGTGggggttgtataaataaacatACATTATTGCTTCAGCTCAAACAATATAATTCACTTTTTCCAACTATATAATTATGTTTTAGGCTCATGCACTAAATTATACTGTGGAGAAGAATATGTAAATCCAATTCATTAGATATACAATGTTCAGCTGACATTTTAATTTGCTGTCATGTTTTCCCTTCGGATTGGGATATCAGGTTTTCAAAGAGAGAATTAGCATCAAGGATAAATGGCCAAATTTGATGAAATCTGGGAATGAGATTTGAGGTTATAACCTTGTTTTTCTAACCTGTTCTGTATTTCATGTATGTATATAAGACTACTGAGAGTTTTTGGTGTTTGTGCAGAAAAATGTTCCAACCATCTGACTACTCATCCTAGTCAGGATCATGCGACAGATAAATATTTACTGAAGTAATTTAGGTTGACTATCTTCTTAAGGGTACAAGGATTGGATAACTTAACCGTCTAAACCTTTTTGTTCTGCTTTTGTTGCTGTAGTGAAACCTCATATTGTTCTCTGTTCTCCCTTTGCGCTCTCCCCTGCTGACCGAAGACGATCAGACCAAATCAGACAACACCACTGGGGAGATCCTAGCCTTCCAGTTTCACGTGCAGAAACTGCAGCAACAGCTGCGGGAGATCGCTGCACGGGCGGTCAATAACAAGGCAGCCCTGGACAAGCTGCAGGATGCCGGAGAGGATATGCAGAGCAGCCACAGCTCCCTGCAGGGGCTGCTGGACAGCAACTCAGACATGATCCGCAACGTCAACCAGACCCTGCTTGCCTACAGTGGTTACATCTCAGGCCTGCAGGATGACACCGCACGACTGCAAACTGAGCTGCATGCGCAGGCCAGGGACCGCAGCCAGATGCTGGTGAACATCAGTGGTCTCAATCTGACCCaggcacagcagcaggctgCCATCACCGCCCTGCAGAGATCCATGGGTGATGCCAGCCAAGCCATCCAGAAGATCAAGATCGACTTTCAGGGGCTCCAGCAGAGCGCCCAGCAGACTCGAGCAGATACTGACTGGCTGAAGGAGAAGGTGCAGAACCTACAGTCATTGGCTTCCAACAACTCGGCCCTAGCTAAGGCAAACAACGAGTCCCTAGAAGACATGGGTGCCCAGTTGACCACCCTTACCGGCCAGGTACAGAATGCCTCGGCACTGATGGAGGCCCACGATCAGAGCCTAAGGGAGCTGGTGGAGCAGCAGCGAGAGCACATCAATGTGACAGCCAGCAAGTTTGACAGCTTTGAGGTGCGCTTGGACGCCGCTGAGCTCAGCATCGACCGTGTCACAGGCAATGTCAGCTTTGCCACCCAGCTACTGGGCGCCATCAGCACCAACCTCAATGACCTGCGCTCCTGCTCTGAGACAGTGGGACGGCACTCCGACTATCTGCTGGGCCTCAATAGCACAGTATCCGAAGTACGATCCGACACCTCTGCCCTGCGCTCCCAGCAGGATGAGCTGGCTGCACGGCTGGACAAGGAGGTGACCAGCCTGTCCATCGTCATGGAGGAGATGAAGGTGGTGGACAGCAAGCACTCACAACTGATAACAAACTTCACAATCCTGCAAGGTGGGTGTGGAGGGTGTTTCCTAAATAGCACGATATCTCATGATTTTGTGTGGTTGACTTTGGTGAAATGGTCAAGGGAAAGCAGTTAAAATGATGCCTTCAGGTTAAATAGCTACTCTGAGAATGTATCCTTTTCTGTAACCTCTGTATTTATTCAGAGTTGTGTCTCTTTCAGGTCCTCCAGGTCCACGGGGCTCACGGGGGGACAGAGGTTCCCCAGGAGCAGCGGGACCGACTGGCCAAAAAGGGGAGAGGGGAGATAAGGGTAGCCCAGGTATTCAAGGTTCTAGAGGTGAGAAGGGCTCACCAGGACTTCCAGGGGTGCCAGGCTTCAAGGGTCAGCCTGGCTCTCGGGGAAGTCCTGGTCCCAAGGGCTCCAGGGGTTCAGGGGGAAGGGCAGGCCCCCCAGGGGCTAAGGGTGAGCCTGGTCCACCTGGGCTGCCTGGTAGGGATGGGCAGCCAGGCCCCGTAGGTCCACCAGGTCCATTGGGTGTTAGAGGGCCACCCGGAATCCCTGGTGACCAGGGTCCTCGGGGACCAGTTGGACAGACAGGACCACCGGGATTACCAGGACCACCGGGAATACCAGGAATCCCCGGCACCAATGTGGGTCCTGTATCCCTGCAAGGAGAGCTTGTTGCCCTCACTGCTGAAGGTAAGGAGTCTGGGGGGGCATCATACTCTTGGTAATGTCTCTGGCATATATGAAAGGCATCACAAAAGTATATGAAAACAAGAACCACCAATAAAGCAACCAACTGATGGAAACATGGTGATGTTCTGATCTTTCAGGAGAATGTGCCATACCATGGATCCCGTTCAAAGGCAAATGCTACTTTTTATCCAATGATGCGCTTCCATTTGATGAGGCAAACAAGAGATGTGCTGAGACTTCTGCCACGTTGGTTATTATTAACAGTATGGAGGAGCAGGTAAACTGGTTGAAGTCTATGTTATGactatattcataaaacatatTGATACCCATTGGGTCTTATCAAGACTGCTTGTGGGTCTTACAGACCCTTGACGCTTCTCACGTTCATCCAGGCTTTTTATTCATGTACTGCCCCAGCTGTAGGGGTGTGTGTTGCCAGTAAAACAGCACAAAGTCCTGTGATCATTTTGTCTTTTGCTCTTCTCCTCCAGCAATGGTTGAAGAAACAGATCGCAGGCAAGGGCTACTTCTGGCTGGGCTTGACTGATAGAGAGAAGGAGGATGTTTGGCAGTGGCTGGATGGAATGCTACCGACTTTCACGTGAGTGATGAGGGGATACACCAAATTTTAGCTAAATTCCTGTCATTAGAATGTCATCATGTATCATCTTACTGCATACAAACCCCATACAAATTAGTTTAAGATGCTACTTGAAATTGATGGCTGGTTCTGCAGTACCAATTTGGGGTCTTCATTATGAATTAATGACCAGACTCTGTCAGAATGCACTTTATCACGGTGCCTTGGCATAGCGGAAGATCAGTTTCAGCTCTTCCCACAAATGTCCTTGATGGTGTCGTGTATTTTATGTACACGTTCaatgtgtgtgaatgggtgCCACCTGCTGGAAACTTGTAGGAACTGGAAGCCTGGCCAGCCAGACAATTGGAGCCATAACCATGAGGAGGGGGAGGACTGCGCAATGCTCATCAGCGAAGGGCTCTGGAATGACGCCGACTGTGTCACTCCCCACCAGTACATCTGCGAGAAGAGCACTGACAGCCATGAGCACGGTGCGCCACTGTCGACAGGGACAACTGCTGTTGTTTACCTTTAAATGTTATACTTCCACCTCGCAAGGATCGCAGTACTTGCCTGCTTTGTTAGGGTCTTTTAGAATACGTCCAATGGAACAACTAACTCACTCCGTTTGACCACGAATTAATAATCACCGTCGGTTTACCACCAGTTTCACAGTAAGAGTTGTATTTCCAAGCAAACCTGCCAATCAAACACGATATTCTGTTGTTACAGTCACAACCGTCCTTTTTAATGCCCCCGTGTTTCTGCAGCAACGCCACCAGCATCATAGCATCCGTCAAGGCGGGACAGAGGGAGCCGACGAGCAGCGTCAGCTGGCACGAGGTCCGAGTCATTTTCCCCGTGAGATCCACAGGCCCTGGATGGTCGCTATAGCTAAAGAGACCCCGGGAGAGGAGACATCACTGCGAAGTTATTGTCGCTGGCAAGCCTCCATTCTGCGGACTGGGACCTTTACCGTTGGCCGTTTGGCTCCTTTGCCCAAAAGACTCTTGGTCCTGCCAACATTATTTCAAGAGACATTCTCCTGCCTTGATACCAAAGAGGCAAAATCAAACTCATAGCATTACTTAGTTATAAATGAAATTTAAAGAAccatgtagtttttttgtgtgcgtgagtgcgtgcgtgcgtgcgtgtataactgtgtgtgtccgttttattaaaatgacattCCACCCATCATTATAGTCCACACTTTAACCAGTTTCCAAAATATATGCTTTTATACAGaagctaaataaaataaacttttttCCCCTAAAAGATTCATTGATTTCCTTTGTAACCTTGACAGTTTAGGGAATTTGATTGATGCAGCAGTATTGAGCTTTTGTGCCACTGAGGGTTGCCTTTTAATTAACATCTTGCTGTATTTAGCTACAGTATATTAATGAATTCATTGAAACGCAGACACTATACAGTAAAGGCATTTGTTTGATTTTAAGAAACAAAGTTGTAAGTTTACATTTTCTAcaatatttttgtacttcaaagatttttttaatgatGTGTATGATTGTGGAAAAGTCTAGTTTTATCAGATGTATTTTAAAAGGTGTACAGGCAAGCACAGTTGACCTCTACTTGGAAGACCAAATCAAGCCTTTCCTTCTCTTACACTCAGGGAAATGTTTATTTCCTGCTCAGCTGCATTCATAATTGGCCTCCTTTCCCGTCATTTACTTCTGCTGATGGCTGTGAAATTGTAAGTCGCTGCAGTCACCCACAATGCTGTTACctaaacaaataaacacataTAAGCTTACACTTCCAAGACCTTCTGTTATGAATTTTTTTGTCCTCATCATACCGTGAAACAGATATGCAAACTAAAATGAAATGCCTTTCTCCATTTGACAGTTTTATATATGTGTGCAGTTGGCACCTTATGCAAAATGTCTTCACGTGTTTAATGCAGAGACAGaggtttcaggtccagagagaacaaatccagaccaagattttgtttcagtcaaccagttgaatataaagagtcacagtcacagctggtcggttgaaacaaaatcctggtctggatttgtactctctggacctgaaatcttcaCCTCTGGTTTACTGTGTAAAAAAATGTTCAGTTAGATGATTCGGGTTACCAGAATCCCTTTTCTGGGAGTTAGACCTTGATCATACTCATTTTATAATCTACCTCAGTGCTCAGAaaagtatgaaaaaaaaatctctcgtATGTCTTCGTATGTGGGCTGGAAACCCGTTGGTCCCAGAACTGAGATAACGAGTGACTAACCTGATTGACCTCAGGAACCTAGAATGGAGCCTCAGACATCTACTTGTGAGGGTCGTGAAATGAACATAGGAGACTACAaacaaaaatgtatgttttgctgcatttttattttggcAGTTTTTCTTTTCAGCAGAATTTACATGAATTACGAGAgaggctttatttatttattttgtttaactTTATTGTAACATTCTAGCCCTTCTTCTGCATAGCTGTTACCAGATGCACTGCAGGATCAAGATGTCGACCGCCACACTGACACATGCTCAATGCACACCGCAAAAACATGCCCTGCCACTCCCAGTCAAGCCTGAGATACACGCCCGCTAGTAGCTGCAGTGATCTCACGTTAGCACCTTACAGAATACCTTAGATCAGCCTGTCTAGCTGAACACCAAATTATGGAAAACAGAAGGCTTGTATAGTAAACAGAACAATGACAGAGTAAGTTCTCATTAAATATATGAACAGAGatttacaaaaaagaaaaaaaaatctaagatTTTAGACAGGCGTCAGTTTAATTAGCATCTGGAACGAAATGTCTTTGAGATggatatgatagaaaagggatgacagacagatagatagatagatcattCACACAGAtagctagatagatagatagattcatTCCCaatattttgtcattttcttCTCTATATGTCTGTAAATGTTTGCTAAACACCCATTAGACTCCCGTGTCTTTTGGGCAGCAATTGACCAACCTTTTAGTGAGTACACATCACCCCCTATGGGTCAGGAGGGCAATAGCATCACTGACTTCCAAAGAACACAAGTATGCATTCAGGTtgatttgctgctgctgtttcaaATCCATATACTCATGACTTCACAATAGGGGTGCTCTACTATTTGGTTAGTTTTGGTTGAGATTTGTAAACATTACAATAAGCGAAGCAAATGGGCAAAGTAAAGAGAAAGCACTAGAAGGCAGTAAGTAAACCGTGTACCCATTAACAGTTATTTGTCTCCGACTCCTGTCTGTAACCATGACAACCATTTCTGACTGGTTGATGGACGTTTAGCAAGTTTATGAAAAATCCAGCAATATTCACCTTAGTGTCAGGTCTCCTTAAAATACGAGAAAGGTTAGCTTCAGctggaccgaggcacaaaatcTACCATCTCTGCCTTTTCCCTTGCTTTGActttacagaagagccacagGATGTTTCGGTGTTCAGTGGAAcgttaaaaataatttaaagaaTCCGTATGTTTTCATGCACAGATGTTTATTATCGAAGCGCGCTTGCTGATTGGCTGGCGACAGAGATGCTGCTGGTACTGGTGGCGGTACTGGTGATGGTGGGTTGCCCTCCTCCGTCGCACAGTGCTGCTCCCGCTGTAGGAAGCTGGGCGCGCTTACCAGACCGCTCTAGTCGTCCTTCTCCACGATCACCTCCCCGTGAAGTACCTTTCTCCTTTGACGGAGCATGTGAAAATACAGCTGGGGGAacactgaagggggggggggatggtgatAATCTTAATTTATCATTTAGTATTTAATACTAACCCATAGATGCAAGGTACAACTGTTACCTTCAAatgcattatcattattattattatcatttataTATTTAGAAATTTTATTATGGTTCATGTTAATTATGTGCAtatcatattatatattatatatatgattATAGATTATATTGCATGACATTATTGTCGTTTTATTGCTACTACCattgttatttttgttattgttatATAATTTTAACGCTAACGTTATCTTTACACCGCGCAATTTAAGACTAAAGTGAGACTTTGAGAATTTTATTTGTAACTGCTAGCTGTTCACATTTCCTGATgtcaaattcattcattttaacACAAAATATTAACACTTACGTGGGATGTATGAGAGCATGACGATGATGAGGAAGATGTAGTAGTCAAAAGAGACGTTATATTTGTTGGGCAGCCGCATAGAGAACATCCCGGACTTGCGCACGTATGGCAGTGCCGTGTAAATGGTCATGAGCTCTCCGGCCACGCCCAGCGGGTACATCACGATGAACATGTTGTACCTGACAGATGGGGAGAGACTGGAGGATCAGCTCATTCCTGGAATTATCCCATGTGGCAGCTCATGGATAAACCATTCATGCAGTGTTCATTTCATTTATCTGACAGAACTAGCTAGGATCCAGTGCCATCCTGGAAGGCCAACAGTAGCTTCTTCTCCTGGGGCCTAGAACTTGGGCCCTAAAATCTCCTACCAGTGTTTTGAGTACTAGTCACTCAAACCACGCATTTATGCCCCCTGTTGACCAGAAACAGTCGTTGCACTTGGGGTGCTGGGGGTCCCCAAAAATGGTCCACTGAGTGGAGTcccagacacagcaaacctgccTTTGCTCCCAACGGCCCAACGGCCCCCCAGCTCTGGGGCCATCCATGGTACCAAATTCAGCCCACTTTTGGCTTCTTTTAACACACCACCAGAGGCAGAAATATTTCCAGCAGTGGGTTCCAGAAGAACTACGGAACTGGACTGGTAACCAACATCCCAGGAGAAGCTCTACAGTTGGGCCACTAAACATTAAACCACAATAAACTGCCAGGTCAGATAACTCAAATAACTGTTGGTTATTTAATATAACTGCCATTTCGGGGTATGTTTGTTAGTGGTAGGGTTTTTTAACACTTTCAAAAGCATGGCTGCATAACCATCCTCATTAGAGcattctagaccaggggtctc from Brienomyrus brachyistius isolate T26 unplaced genomic scaffold, BBRACH_0.4 scaffold54, whole genome shotgun sequence includes:
- the colec12 gene encoding collectin-12, with protein sequence MKDDFTDDEEVQSFGYKRFGIQEGTQCTKCRNEWALKTAIVLLYVLCALLTIAVAILGYKVVQKVDTVTEGMENYGGKITAVEKDLQKLDDQTKSDNTTGEILAFQFHVQKLQQQLREIAARAVNNKAALDKLQDAGEDMQSSHSSLQGLLDSNSDMIRNVNQTLLAYSGYISGLQDDTARLQTELHAQARDRSQMLVNISGLNLTQAQQQAAITALQRSMGDASQAIQKIKIDFQGLQQSAQQTRADTDWLKEKVQNLQSLASNNSALAKANNESLEDMGAQLTTLTGQVQNASALMEAHDQSLRELVEQQREHINVTASKFDSFEVRLDAAELSIDRVTGNVSFATQLLGAISTNLNDLRSCSETVGRHSDYLLGLNSTVSEVRSDTSALRSQQDELAARLDKEVTSLSIVMEEMKVVDSKHSQLITNFTILQGPPGPRGSRGDRGSPGAAGPTGQKGERGDKGSPGIQGSRGEKGSPGLPGVPGFKGQPGSRGSPGPKGSRGSGGRAGPPGAKGEPGPPGLPGRDGQPGPVGPPGPLGVRGPPGIPGDQGPRGPVGQTGPPGLPGPPGIPGIPGTNVGPVSLQGELVALTAEGECAIPWIPFKGKCYFLSNDALPFDEANKRCAETSATLVIINSMEEQQWLKKQIAGKGYFWLGLTDREKEDVWQWLDGMLPTFTNWKPGQPDNWSHNHEEGEDCAMLISEGLWNDADCVTPHQYICEKSTDSHEHATPPAS